tagggatatgagaaccatttctgttccataaccagctctgaatccagattgacatggatctagacagtttctctcttctagccaatcactgagtttaacacagactgtttgtttaagtttccctagaaatgggatgttggatactggccggtaactttcaagtttgtcatggtcaaggttgtttttctttagcaaagggtgaaccactgcccttttcaaGGCTGTTGGTAGTTACCCATTAGAAaaagaggagttcacaatttttgtggtgccttctatgaggcccatacttgcttgCTGCagtatctttgatgggcagaggTTGAGCAGCAGGTAGTaagtcgaaggtctcttaggattttgtcaagactctcctctgttattgggttaaaaatGTCCCatatgtctctgtcaggagggggcaagtttgtgcaGGAGGCTGGGTGGGATTACCTAtaaatcctggcagagacttaattttgttggcaaagtatgtagCAAAATCATTacagttcagttttgactgggcaggctggttctgttgtgagggttgtagtaggctgtttactatactgaacagctacttggttgaattggcagcctgtgcaatgcactgAGAGAAATATtgctttttggttgctgttaagacATGGCAAAACGTTGCCacgtgcttcctacagtttagcatGTCTTCAGCCAGGTCAGATTTGCACCATCTactttccagtttccatcctttGAAGGATCCAACGTTCTGGAGAAAACAAAGGttagcgtttgtgagtggggcacaAGTTTTTAGTGGagccattttctctaaggtcttggccaagtgtgtattccaaatgtcaacgTGTTCTGACACTGTTCATCCACATGTGGACAGTCCAAGGCCACTAGGAAATTTGTCTccgatctccttccaaactctgggaggtgctatttgtttcaggtggtcacttaaggaaactttaattagaaaatggtctgacaatgataggggtgttatttcaatattaCTATCCCACAATTCTGGGGGTGTCGACCCCTTTTTAGAATGTTTTTCTGGCTCCACTGTTAACTTTTATTGAGTCCTTTGACCTCAGAGTGTTTgcctatgtggatgatattcagaTTTTGGCTCCTATTCAACTATCTAATGTTCAATCTATTGccaagatataataggcatctctgagacatggtggaaggaggataaccagtgggacactgtcataatggGATAAAAATTATAtggtagtgatagggtggatcgaattggtggaggggtagcattgtatattgagagccttgaatcaaatagattgaaaattctgcaggaaacaaaacatcttcgaatcactatggattgaaattccatgtgtaaaggggaaaagaacagtgataggagtgtactatgtccgcctggccaggatgaacagaggtatgcagaaatgttaaaggaaactagggacgcaaacaaactgggcaacacaataataatgggtgatttcaattaccccgatattgactgggtaaatgtaacatcggggcacgctagggaggtaaaattccttgatgaaatcaagaacagctttatggagcagctggtacaggagcctacgagagaagaaaaaattctagaccttgtccttagtggagcgcatgatctggtgcaggaagtaatggtgctggggccacttgataacagtgatcataacatgatcggatttgatattagctttcaagtaagcatttaactttaaaaaaggagactatgatacaataagaacggtgaaaaaaaaaattaggaggagtggctgcgagggtcaaaattttacattaggcgtggatgctgttcaaaaacatcatcctggaagcccaggccaaatatattccgcgtattaaaaaaggacgacggaagaccaaactacagccggcatggttaaaaagtgaggtgaaggaagctattagagctaaaagaaaatctgtcagaaaatggaagaaggaactgaccgAAAATAAACAgcaaaaggaatgtcaagtcaaatgcaaagcactgataaggaaggctaagagggacttcaaaaaaaagattgcgttggagggatCGATTCTGGCACCCatactatttagcatatttatgacCCTTTAGCCAGCCCAATTCAAATCTTAAAGTTGACCCCTTTTAATCAATAATGATGATATTCAGATATTGAtcgtttaaccccccccccaaaaaaaaaaaaaaaaatctgcaagtcATTCTACAAATTAATCAAAAGCATTCTATGATATCACAGTGGTTACAATCTAGCAAACTCAAACTAGCTCTCAAGCAAAGAATAACTGGCACTTTCCACTGCTCTCTATATGGTAGACTACCACTTTCCTGTTGCCAACTCTATTAAAAGTTAGAGGCACCAACAAAAATTAATTGAATTTTCAACCACACTTCTAAAGACTAAGAGTCAACTAATAAAATGTCTTTTTGCCTTGAGAATGATTTtctctatccaaaccttttttgataaGACGTCAATCACAATCCTCAACACTTTGCTGCTTAATCACttaggattattgtaatgctctaTTCCAAGGCCTGCAGAAACTGACATGTCTTCAGATAATTCAAAATGTGGCCCTCAAACGCCATAAGGGAGCAAAGAAATTTGATGATGTCACCTCTCTCTTAAAAGAAGAGCACTGACTGTTTATATCAACTTATATTCCATTTTAAGTTTCTTAGAAAGGGGgaggagttatcaacatgggttactgtTAAGTCAGATCATTGAAACTACAGTTAAACTATTTTAGCGCAGGGTCTCATTTTATATACAACTTATGGACAAATAACCTATCTTAATGGCAACATATGTCAATATCTTCCCCTCTTAATGTTGGTACATAAATACACCGTTACCTCATACAACATTGATGTTAGGGTCCAAGATATTTGACCATATAATAAGTGAATCCACGTTATAAGGAGGCCCAAAGAATAATAAGTAATagcaaataggaaaaaaaagggtccacccATCGATCGTGTTGTAAGTGATCCTGCATTAAATAGGGCCTACAGTGTATAAGATTATTTTCTCAGACCAATATATGGCAATAAGGCACCAATGATGGGCTGGATCTGAGACACCAGCAGTATATGCTCTTTAATATCTTTTCAACCTCTCTCTTTGGATTTTTTTAACtctgttttcttccttttctgattaAAAGGATTTACTCTCCCAAAAATAACTCAATTATATAAACTGCTCAGATGTACTTCACAACAGGTGGAATATCAAGTAAAGAGTAAACTTGAAGCAAACTCAATTGCAGAGTTGGCTTTAAAATTGGACTGCATAGTGGACTGACTTGGTATTTTAAGGAAAAAGTACACTGTAATATAAAACTTGGACGTGATTGCGCACCTTTACAAATCCAAACTCAAGACAAGTTACATAAATGTACTTCTCTGCTCAAAAGGACCTACACTCAGGTTCTGACTTCAAGCAATGAActgttaagtaacttgcccagggtcaggAAGAGTGTCAGatgaaatacataaaataaagttATAAGATTCCATCTAGGACAGTAGCCAAGTCCTAGatgtgtcctttaatatgggtcACCAACTCCAGTACTAACCTGTGATAGTGACTGTGGCGAGTGTCTCCTCCTGTAACACAGGGTTCCTCACCAGGCAGCTGTAGGTACTGCTGGGCTCCAGGACTACCTTCAGAATACTCTGAACATCAAACAGCCCTTCTTCGTTGGCTACTTGTGAGGTAGTGACATTCTCGGTGATGTTATTCCCCCTGCTGTCCTGCCATGTGACTGTGGCTTCAGGGTAACCCCGGAAAGTGTGGCATGTGACTGTTACAAGGTCTCCAGGCTTCAGATCCTTGTTAGGATCTAGGTATACGTTTGGCTTTGAGTATGAGGCTAAAACGTAGAAagaaaacagtaaaaataaaaactaagaaTAATCCCTTATAATAAAGCTTGCTTATATAGCTTACTTAACCCTAGTTTCCCAAAGGGAACGGTATACAGTGTTTATCATAACattaaaattcagtgctgaaaattCTCCTGTGCCCTCACTATCCCTCTGACCTGctcttccttgccccccccccccccctctttcctgtgcTCTAACCCTTACACCGACTACAAAAAGAATGGCCAAGTGGTTAAAGCAAAAGGCTTCAACCAGCAGGGCCAACATTACCATTAGGTAGACTAGATGGTTGCCTACAGAGCTAGGAGTTTAAGGAGCAGCACTTGTAGAACATATGTTCATTGCTACCTGCTTCCTTTTCTTATGGGCAGAAGAGAAGAGCAAGACCACCCTCTTAAGTTCCTGCTTTCCCAACAGGCTAAGCTGGAGGGAAAAGGCACACTGCAGCTAATGAAGTCAAATAAAATGAGGGCTGCCCTGCCCCGCCCCATTTCTTCCCTCTGTGACTAACAGGCGAGTCAGACCTGCTACTTgtacctctccctctcctctcccttctgcaCTGTCTAAACAGAGGATATGAACCAcgcaggagggagagaagagccaAGTAGTAAGACAAGCAGCAGATAACAAGATGGTCAGTctcgctgtttttttttgttgggggggggggggggggggagaaggaaagagagacagggagACAACAGAAGAAGAGGTATCTACAGCATACCTCAATCATTTTACTCATCACTCCTACTGCTTTTGGTATCTGCTTCCGGCTCTGCAAGATCTGCCCAGTGGCATACTTGTAGgtttcatgaccccccccccccctctcagtccttcctccCACTTTAAAAATAAACTTAGGGGGGGCCTTGCTCTTCAACTGCTCTCTTAAAAAGGGCACTATCCCCAACAAAACAGGCAAAAATAACtatatttaattttaaatgttGCCCCTGGCCACAGCAGCTGTGAACCTCAGGAGTAGGGATGAAGAGAGCAAGGATTATGGGATGAGGTTGGAGCAGTTTGGAGGGGAGACTGGTTCAAAagcacaaggatggaggggacagcagaagCTCTGAGGCTGAGTGGACATGAGTAAACAGAGGTTCAAAAGTCTTGGGGAAATGGGGATACCAGAAAACAGGGACTCAGCAACTGGTTTGGGGGGTATGAAAATGGAATGACAgattggagggggtggggagaattTGAGAGACTAGAACTCGGGAGACTGAAGACTAAGGACAACAGAGGTAAGAAACAGAaaggtgatgtgtgtgtgtgtgtgcttttctTCTTATTTATATTGTTTTGTATACTGTTTACACCTTATGGAATGAAGCGGTACATCAAGCTATAAAtaaactatcctatataataattctcacttccaacattctgtgcttgggactgtggatccctggaggtagtctgctaggcagacacgcactgacgtcatgacagctgattccaaggcaaggggaggagtagggaaacacgcgcagcgtgtttccctactcctccccctgcctcggaatcagctgtcaccccccgcgctacggccccctcgacccccccttccgtgAACCTGTCTactcccccccccgcccgctgaaaaccgccccccgccgctgttgtggacgtcagatgcacgcagaggaacttccagagaagatgattgaggaagcaacgcgaagggcacaacagcacttcggctgtcgggggtttgggccccccgtcagcacaggtagtccacaacggcggcggAGGGTGGTTTTCGCCAGCATTGGGGGGTCataaattgcctgcctagggcctgtttccttgcctgcagaaatgggccttttttactagtaagctaTAAagaacaaggaagatggaagacaATTACATATAAAAAGGTGATAGGGAGTATTAAGCAGATTGTAAAGGGGAAGAAGGTGTACTGGTGTTGTCTtgcctggtgtaatatttgcagtgctgatgCTGTTTATGTTCTGGAAGCTAGTGCTGTTCTGGCAGGACACGCTTGTTATATAGACTCAGAGGGTAATTATATTAGGGGATGCCGACAGTAGGCATGTTTTCAGGTGCCTATTTTAAATCAGTTTTATAGAGACGAGTAGGCACCTTCTTGTCTTTAGAAAATATCAGAATAAATTACAGAAATTGCAGCCACATTACAAGCACAAACATTTAAACCTATCCTGGAGCAGATGTAAAAGTCCAAGCCTACAATTTTTAAGCAAGTAGATTAGTATATTTTTAAtacttatgtgcatatgtgtgctTTACACTCACTCTCTGCACCTGGCACACGTCATCATGTCAACATGTACATTTTATGccaatcagtattttataagaggccattCATGTACATGTGGCCACACaggagcaaaaatttaaaaatggtggaggagtggcctagtggtggacttttgtcctggggaactgggttcgattcccactgcaggcacaggcagctccttgtgactctgggcaagtcacttaaccctccattgccccaggtacaaataagtacctaagtcgcattgagcctgccatgagtgggaaagcgcggggtacaaataaaaaataaataaaaattacccTCTGAATGTCGGTTTCAAGAAAATTATTTTCCTTGGCACCacagcagtgcatgtaaatacaATATATTTGTCATATGCAGTGGTATTTACCTCAGAAGACAGTATTTAAAATGCCCCTATTTGTTATGTAGTGTTTtttcataaaaaaataaatcttcagatattttattaaatttcaaaaatatgtatgtgtggtggtggtggtagtggagaGGGGATTCCATGGAAAAACAGTCTCCTGGACCACCTAATTATTTTGCATTGGCCCTGCAAATAAGGGGAACCAAAGTTTAAATCTCACTTTCTCCCATTAACACTCCTTGTGACCATAGCCAAGTCACTTGGGAGTTCCTTTGTAAAAACTTAGTGTGCCTTaacaacaaaactgaaaatgcatgGTGCGATGGCTGTACAGTAAATGTTGGGAGTATGCCCAGCATGTCCTCAGCAATCACCATACTGAAATCTGTACTAGTGCACGTAAACCCCATAACAACTGGTGTCTATGCGTTTAGCATCCCCTATTGAGGCGGCATTAAGTGAACCTGCATTAACTGCAAAATGACAGTACACAGTAAGTACAGTGTGCTAACTGTAATAAGcaatccacacccattctctattCATGACCCACCTAGCTCCCATCCCTTAACCCAACATACAGTGAACACACAAATTAGCACATGCAAACCACAATGCCACTACGCTAACACTATGCTAATTCACGTTAACTGCTTGATGCACTTTAGTTAAGGGGCCTTTTGTTTTCTGTTACTTCAGGTATACATATAGACTAATCTCACTGGGTCAGGtaattactgtacctgaattctaACAATACTGTAACTCACTTTCAGCATTACTTGGAAAGGTAAGCTAAAAACTCaaatttcccttctcttccccatttATAAGCCACCCCCATTTTTGCTTACCAGCCACTTGAAGCATAACAGCAGAACTGTTGTGATCTTTGACTCGCACAAAGCAGGTGAAGCTTCCTTCATCTGAGACTTGCACTCGACGCAGAAGCAGCGATATATTTCCCCTGGGCAGCTGGTCATAGAAAAGTGCTGTGCGGTTCATGTACCCACTGCCCTGGTCAACCAGTTGGTCTTGGCCCTGTAAAAAACTGTGCACTATCCTCTTTGTGTCCGTCAGCTGCCAAATGACACTGAGGTCTGTCAAGCTGAAGTTGGCATCAGGGGTGAAAGAACAGTCTAGGCTGGCATCCTCCCCAAAGATAGCAACCACGGGCAGCTCAGGGACCTGGATTTCCACAGCTCCTGTGGAAAGAAAGAAATAATCAGAAGAGCCTCTAACTAGAGATCTCAAATCAATCTCTGTGTTCTAAAGTCTATTGGTTCTTGATATTTCTCTAGTGTGCAGGGCTGCCTTGCACTTCTGTACAGGTTTGGGACTCGAATGACAAGAATCTGCAATAACCaaaggaggtgagaggtgctgtcaggtcagtgcagggggcccggcacggaggggggaaggagcggcggcgaggagggtagctggacatggggggagggcaggggggagagggcatgattgctggacatggggtgagagcagggctgctggatatggggggaggatcggtggacggggtgaggccaggggagagaggagggctgcaatactcgcccgtttttacgggcttaacggctagttctaATTATAAAATACAAAGGGATTCTCTCCCAAAAAATGTTGTAAAAATAATCCTCTCTTGGCATAAGACTCGTCTCAGTCATGTCATTTCCTTATTATAAGTTGTTATAGCAAGAAGGCAGTTTACATCATAAGCAAAAAACAACTTATCCACTAACCAAAATCTTTACCTCCAAATTTACTTCAATGAACCTCATTATCAccactataaaaaaaataaaataaaaaggcatcAAAAGAATTGTGTCTTCCTTCTTGGGATTAAAGTATACACTTTACCATTTTTTAAGACCCTAAAGGGGTCTACTAAGACTGTTTTAGTAAGGTCCAATAGTAATCTTAGGTAACCACGGGCTTTACTAAATGATgttaaactgaacaaaatatGGATTTATACTAGCACAAATTCCTGCAACCAGTAACGTTTGTACTTTTGCAGCATTAGTAACTAAGGCATGTTTCTGGCTCAGAAGCCATCTGTACTGAACCAGTAGCACTGAGGTTTAAATCAAAATCAAATCAGTTCTTGTATAACGCTAAAatccccttttcagggttcagtgtggttcacATAATGGGCGAGACAAAGCAAAAACTGTTAAAGTATATACATGTATCAAAGGAACTTAATCGGGAAACCAGGCGGATAGTATGAGGAGATAGCCGTCATACTggtttgttatgaagcagtctttgggggAAAAAGGAAGGTTTTTAGTCTCTTCCAGAAGCTAAGGTAGCTATTATCAGTTCTGATGAccataggtagagagttccaagtTTTAACTCCAATTTCAGGGAACAGAGAGCCAAAGATCTTCCGATACCAGATTGTTTCATGAAACATCATTTCTTCTTTTAGTCTGTTGAACTAGGTCAGCATAGTGAAGCAACTTTCATTAGCAAATCTGTTATacaaccctgtaagatttgataAGACTAGGCAGGCAGCTTTAAACCTTATTCTTTCtgatattggaagccagtgaagtttgatAAGATAGGATGAAACATTAGAATGTCTATTCAATTTGAATATTTGTCTGGCAGTTGAGTTCTGTGATCATCAATtctttctgatattgacacttaattcCAAGAAATAGGTCATTGCAATAACCTAGGTGTGGTAAGATTAGTAGTTGAACTAACAGTGCAAAGGTTTTTTTTGGTTGAAAAAGGATCTGATTAGACATagttgtctcattttgaatagagaTTTCTTCCATATCTGGTTAATGTGtgaggtgaatgtaagtgagaaGTCTAGCATGACCCATAACACTTGGGGTTTCTGGCTCCACTGCCAACTTTTGACTATTAGATAGAGATATTGAAGATGGGACCATAACTCCCTGGATTCCTGAACCATAGAACCTTGGTTTTTTGCTCAATTTCAGTTTGTCGTTCTGGGCCCAAGTACTAATAGCATTCATGCCAGCTGTTACCGATTGAATAGGGTCTTTATTTGTAGCGATTAATGATAGGAGAAGTAGGATGTCACCAGCGTATGATAGTAGCTCATTGAGTCTTAGATATATTGAGCCAAGGAAtgacaaaaacaaaatttaaacaggatgggaaagagtggggaaccctgagggaccccacagttaGGTGGCCAGTTGGCTATTTTGTTTAACAGAATAGTTCTGGTTTGAAAGGAActgctgaaccatttgaggacgTACTTGTTATTCCTATTTGATCTAGCGACTGAGAAGCAGTACATGATCAACTGTATTAAATGCCGCCAAGATATCGAATTGGATAAGTATTACTAGATCTCCTTTGCATAGATCTTGTTTGACATATGTTAGAACTAGTAGCAATGGTTCGATGCTGTGTGCTGGTCTGATGACAAATTGtgactataatgcctttgtaatcGCTCCGTGGTGCGTCCGCACCCTGAGTTTTGCGTTCagttcaccatatctcaaaatatATATAGCGGACTTAGAAAattttcaaagaagagcgaccaaaatgataaaggggatggaacgcttctcgtatgaggaaaggctaaagaggttagctcttcagcttggaaaagagactgatgaggggagatatgattgaggtctacaaaatcctgggtggtgtagaacgagtagaagtaaattgattttttactcatcctaaaaatactaggactagggggcatgcgatgaagctacaaagtagtaaatttaaaacgaatcggagaaaatgtttcttcacttaacatgtaattaaactctggaattcattgccagagaatgtggtaaaggcggttagcttagcagggtttaaaagaggtttggaaggcgtcctaaaggaaaagtccatagaccattattaaaatgatttggggaaaatccaccgcttatttctgggataagcagcataaaatgtattgaactttttggggatcttcaCAGGTCTTTGAGATCtacattggtcactgttggaaacaggacactaggCTTGActggcctttggtctgtcccagtgtggcaatacttatgtacttactagtaaaaaaaaaaggcccgtttctgtaagaaatgaaacgggcgctagcaaggttttcctttgagtgtgtatgtttgacagtgactgcgtatgagagagagagagagagagagagagagagagagagagaatgtgcgagtgtgtatgtatgtgacagagtgtgtgtgagagagagagaaatagactgacagtgtgtgtgtgggtgtgggtgtgtgtgtgtggggtccAACTTCTTTACCTTCATTTTTTCCGTCTCCCTGTTGAGTGTATTTGTTTGATTAAAAATATGCCTTAGTTTTCTAATAAAAAGTATACACAACGTTCAGCCAAATACATTTCCAAGCATCCTGTATCTGGTGTGCAgcagtttaaaaacaattttttttttttttttttttggaggtgaAACAGCTCTTTAATCCTAAGCATTCATAGTACTGTTACTGGTACCATATCATGCCATAATAATTAGATACAACAGATGTTTTGACCTTCTTTGGGCTGGAATCTCATACCATAACAGAATTAAATTACACTGATAGATCAGGGCACAAAATGCAAAACTTGCTCCCAATACACCATCCTGCAGAAATTTAGTTGAATTaaatcaaagaagaaaaaaaggttaTTGCACATCCATTACTTGGAAGAAACTACATTTGCTGAGTAGAGTTTCCGTTCCAAGTGTTGTTTTCATCGTCATTATCCTGAGTACTCAATCTATAAATTTTGTCTTCTTTTATGAACTCATCTCCACGTTTCTCTGACACTCGTTT
This genomic interval from Microcaecilia unicolor chromosome 1, aMicUni1.1, whole genome shotgun sequence contains the following:
- the CD276 gene encoding CD276 antigen isoform X3, translating into MFLQSVISSILPFLLGAVEIQVPELPVVAIFGEDASLDCSFTPDANFSLTDLSVIWQLTDTKRIVHSFLQGQDQLVDQGSGYMNRTALFYDQLPRGNISLLLRRVQVSDEGSFTCFVRVKDHNSSAVMLQVAASYSKPNVYLDPNKDLKPGDLVTVTCHTFRGYPEATVTWQDSRGNNITENVTTSQVANEEGLFDVQSILKVVLEPSSTYSCLVRNPVLQEETLATVTITGQPLAFPVVALWVIVALSVCVLVLLGALAYICRKKSRQAREEEENTGTEEQADGEELKTAATQPLKSSETKEDDGEEIC
- the CD276 gene encoding CD276 antigen isoform X2; the protein is MRTSLDVERREETVLGVQTGCRRRRNGEIRSVTSQNQPGLAGKRPTLQSWDRFIVDWICEAGCLGSLQSCFLLYDLLKMFLQSVISSILPFLLGAVEIQVPELPVVAIFGEDASLDCSFTPDANFSLTDLSVIWQLTDTKRIVHSFLQGQDQLVDQGSGYMNRTALFYDQLPRGNISLLLRRVQVSDEGSFTCFVRVKDHNSSAVMLQVAASYSKPNVYLDPNKDLKPGDLVTVTCHTFRGYPEATVTWQDSRGNNITENVTTSQVANEEGLFDVQSILKVVLEPSSTYSCLVRNPVLQEETLATVTITGQPLAFPVVALWVIVALSVCVLVLLGALAYICRKKSRQAREEEENTGTEEQADGEELKTATQPLKSSETKEDDGEEIC
- the CD276 gene encoding CD276 antigen isoform X1; amino-acid sequence: MRTSLDVERREETVLGVQTGCRRRRNGEIRSVTSQNQPGLAGKRPTLQSWDRFIVDWICEAGCLGSLQSCFLLYDLLKMFLQSVISSILPFLLGAVEIQVPELPVVAIFGEDASLDCSFTPDANFSLTDLSVIWQLTDTKRIVHSFLQGQDQLVDQGSGYMNRTALFYDQLPRGNISLLLRRVQVSDEGSFTCFVRVKDHNSSAVMLQVAASYSKPNVYLDPNKDLKPGDLVTVTCHTFRGYPEATVTWQDSRGNNITENVTTSQVANEEGLFDVQSILKVVLEPSSTYSCLVRNPVLQEETLATVTITGQPLAFPVVALWVIVALSVCVLVLLGALAYICRKKSRQAREEEENTGTEEQADGEELKTAATQPLKSSETKEDDGEEIC